From the Armatimonadota bacterium genome, the window GGGGACATACTGAGGGTGTTCGAAATTGCTGGTTGAATGGATAGATAACCTAACCCCCTTGCCCCCTTCCCTGCAAGGGAAGGGGGAACGCCCCTCTCCTCGTAGGAGAGGGGACGGGGGTGAGGTAAGGCAGGGATAGCAAGAACGCCTCTCTCCTTGCGCTACAACCAACTTCTCAACAATTCTCGAACACCCTCGGACATACTTGACATCCCGAAGCAGGTTTGCTACAATCAAACAAAGTATTCTTAAACGATTAAGAGTAAGGGATATGCGATGCCTACTCAACGCAAGCGGTGCACCATAAAGGAGGTTGCTGCGCGAAGCGGGGTGTCGGTAGCCACAGTCTCCAACGTGCTGCAGAATAAGAGCCATCTCTACTCTCCGCAAACCGCCCAGCGCGTGTGGCAGGCGGTGCGGGAGCTCGGCTACCGTCCCAGCTCGGTCGCGCGCAGTCTTATCCGGCAACGTACCGACACGATCGGGATCATCCTGGAAGAACGCCAGGAGGTGGTACTGGACCCCTATGTGATGATCGTGCTGGAGGGCATTCTGGAGTATACTGTCCCACGCAATTATCCTGTTAAAATAGTCAGCATGTTGTATCAGCAAAGTGCCGATAGCTTCCTGGCGCATGTGGACGACGGTTCAGTGGATGGCGTAGTGCTGGTGGCACCCCGCACACACAGCGCCGCATTACAGTGGGCTCAACAGGCAGACATCCCCGCGGTAGTGGTAGGCAGCACCCTGCCCGATACTCCCCTGCCCTGTGTGGACGTGGACGATACCGCAGCCATTTACCAGGCGGTGCGCTGGCTGATTGAGCTGGGGCACCAGCGTATCGGACACATCGCCGGACCACAAACGCAGTGGAGCGCCAAAAGGCGACTACAAGCGTACTGTCAGGCGATGCAGGACGCGGGCATCGCGGTGAAGCCAGAGTGGGTGGTGGAAGGAAAGTACACCCCTCCCTCCGGCAAGGAAGCGATGGAACAGTTGCTAAACACAGCTGCGGAGTTGACGGCAGTTGTGTGTGGTAACGATTGGATGGCGATGGGTGCGATGGAAGCCGTTTATCAGAGGGGTTTGCGCGTGCCTGAGGATATTTCCCTGCTGGGCTTCGACGACATCGACAGCGCACAGTGGGTTACTCCACCGCTTACCACAATGCGCCAGCCGATGCGACAAATCGGTGCGAAAGCCGCCGAAATGTTGATAAACCAGATTGAGACGGGCAAGCGCTCACACGAGGTCGTGTTGTTTTCCGCTGAGATGGTTGTGCGTCAAAGCGTTGCCCCACCGAAGTAACGGCTTTTGGCGAAAAGAGGGTGTTCGAAATCGCTGGTTGAATGGATAGATAACCTAACCCCCTTGCCCCCTTCCCTGCAAGGGAAGGGGGAACGCCCCTCTCCTCGCAGGAGAGGGGACGGGGGTGAGGTAAGGCAGGGATAGCAAGAACGCCTCTCTCCTTGCGCTACAACCAACTTCTCAACAATTCTCGAACACCCTCTGGCGAAAAGGACTCCCCTTGCCCTGTCCCGAATTGCTAATTAGTCCTGTATCTACGAAAACTCACCTCATCGAGGAGGGATAACCCATGGCACACCCGAAGAACCCGCCTGTCAACCGACTGAAGGGCGACCTGCCCAAAATCGGCATTCGCCCCACCATCGACGGAAGGCGACAGGGCGTTCGCGAAAGTCTGGAAGGGCAGACAATGGCGATGGCGCGGTCGGTTGCCAAACTGCTCACCGAGAACCTGCGTCATGCGTGCGGACTGCCCGTAGAGTGTGTGATTGCCGATACCTGCATCGGCGGTCTGGCGGAAAACGCCGCGTGCGAGCAAAAGTTCCAACGTGAGGGCGTCGGCGTCAGCATTACCGTCACCCCCTGCTGGTGCTACGGTTACGAAACGATGGACTTTGACCCCTATCGCCCCAAGGCGGTATGGGGCTTTAACGGCACGGAACGCCCCGGCGCGGTATACCTTGCGGCGGTGATGGCAGCGCACGCACAAAAGGGCTTGCCTGCGTTCAGCATCTACGGACGTGATGTGCAGGATGCCACCGATACCTCCATTCCCGACGATGTGAAGGAGAAACTGCTGCGCTTTGCCAAAGCGGGGCTGGCGGTCGCCACCATGCGCGGTAGAACTTACGTGTCGATGGGGAACGTGTCGATGGGCATTGCTGGTTCTCTGGTAGACCAGGACTTTCTGCAGCGCTATCTGGGCATGAGCGTGATGACCGTCGACATGGTGGAGTTCGTGCGGCGCATGGAGCGAGGTATCTACGACGAAGAGGAGTTCCGCCGCGCCATGGCGTGGGTGAAAGAGTACTGTAAAGAGGGCAAAGACTACAACCCCCCCGACAAGCAGATGAGCCGGGCCGAAAAGGACCGTGCGTGGGAAATCAGCGTGAAAATGGCGCTGATCGCCCGAGACCTGATGGTGGGCAACCCCAGACTGGCGCAAATCGGCTATGAGGAAGAGGCACTGGGTTTCAACGGCATCGCCGGTGGGTTCCAGGGACAGCGCCAGTGGACCGACCACCTGCCCAACGGCGACTTCTTGGAGGCGATACTCAACTCGTCGTTTGACTGGAACGGCATCCGCCAGCCGTACATCCTCGCCACGGAG encodes:
- the fucI gene encoding L-fucose isomerase — encoded protein: MAHPKNPPVNRLKGDLPKIGIRPTIDGRRQGVRESLEGQTMAMARSVAKLLTENLRHACGLPVECVIADTCIGGLAENAACEQKFQREGVGVSITVTPCWCYGYETMDFDPYRPKAVWGFNGTERPGAVYLAAVMAAHAQKGLPAFSIYGRDVQDATDTSIPDDVKEKLLRFAKAGLAVATMRGRTYVSMGNVSMGIAGSLVDQDFLQRYLGMSVMTVDMVEFVRRMERGIYDEEEFRRAMAWVKEYCKEGKDYNPPDKQMSRAEKDRAWEISVKMALIARDLMVGNPRLAQIGYEEEALGFNGIAGGFQGQRQWTDHLPNGDFLEAILNSSFDWNGIRQPYILATENDHLNGICMLWGHLLTGTAQIFADVRTYWSPDAVKRVTGWTPTGIAEGGFIHLINSGPAALDGTGQQEIDGKPAIKPWWDVTPNEVDRCLQATTWHCAMLEYFRGGGWSTRFRTRGGMPVTMFRLGLVHGLGPVLQIAEGYTIELPDEVHTILDERTNPTWPTTWFVPNVTGQGAFRDVYTVMAHWAANHGTLSYGHIGAELITLASALRIPVAMHNVPVERVFRPHAWGLLGTSDPEAADYRACQTFGPLYG
- a CDS encoding DNA-binding transcriptional regulator CytR; translated protein: MPTQRKRCTIKEVAARSGVSVATVSNVLQNKSHLYSPQTAQRVWQAVRELGYRPSSVARSLIRQRTDTIGIILEERQEVVLDPYVMIVLEGILEYTVPRNYPVKIVSMLYQQSADSFLAHVDDGSVDGVVLVAPRTHSAALQWAQQADIPAVVVGSTLPDTPLPCVDVDDTAAIYQAVRWLIELGHQRIGHIAGPQTQWSAKRRLQAYCQAMQDAGIAVKPEWVVEGKYTPPSGKEAMEQLLNTAAELTAVVCGNDWMAMGAMEAVYQRGLRVPEDISLLGFDDIDSAQWVTPPLTTMRQPMRQIGAKAAEMLINQIETGKRSHEVVLFSAEMVVRQSVAPPK